The following proteins come from a genomic window of Mucinivorans hirudinis:
- a CDS encoding Platelet-activating factor acetylhydrolase IB gamma subunit, which yields MKITFAIILAITSFAAGAQVVWHNPKEEGARLHNQTLTEEARSNYYHRLPDRVEKEVRTPVWNLSKNGAGLSLKFYTNSPQIRVRYTVGEGHGFPHMPSTGKSGVDLYGYDENGDEKWYAARYNFADTINYNYSIPYPHPMHELGYEFELYLPPYNTVKWLEIGVDSSAYFKFIEPSLEKPIIAYGTSITQGACASRPGLIWTSILKRRMDAPLVNLGFSGNGRLEKSLVDIICATPSKAVIIDCMPNMAAMLDVIAQRLDSTVRAIRAAQPDVPILIADHLGMPATAKWDGLQKGVEETMKIQRATYEKLVAEGFTKLYFLSYDELAMPMDGTVEGVHPNDIGMMAYANAYEKMLRKMLYEPQGEVSSQIPRRQRREPHVYEWRERHEENMRQAREQQPDLVLIGNSITHYWGGSNRAFGSDTWEEKIAPLNVVNLGMGWDRTENVLWRIYHGALEGFSAKRIIVTLGVNNILAGRGSEVVPGMEMIIDAIRLRQPDAELVINAIYPARNREQEIAAVNIELEKLCRAKKVTYKNFGIKFLGKDGKINEKYFSDGLHPNAEGYRLIADEFIVNSALNN from the coding sequence ATGAAAATTACATTTGCTATCATTCTCGCTATCACCTCCTTCGCAGCCGGGGCGCAAGTCGTATGGCACAATCCCAAGGAGGAGGGCGCGAGGCTTCATAATCAAACTCTCACAGAAGAAGCACGCTCCAATTACTACCACCGCCTACCCGACAGAGTGGAAAAAGAGGTGCGCACACCGGTATGGAATCTATCGAAAAATGGAGCCGGATTATCTCTGAAGTTCTACACCAACTCACCTCAAATACGTGTGCGCTACACAGTTGGAGAAGGGCACGGCTTTCCTCATATGCCATCTACGGGCAAAAGCGGAGTAGACCTATACGGCTACGACGAGAATGGTGACGAAAAATGGTATGCAGCGAGGTATAACTTTGCTGATACAATAAATTACAATTATTCGATACCTTACCCACATCCGATGCACGAACTCGGCTACGAGTTCGAACTATATTTACCTCCCTACAACACTGTTAAATGGCTTGAAATTGGGGTTGATTCCTCTGCATATTTCAAGTTTATCGAGCCCTCTTTGGAAAAACCAATTATCGCCTACGGCACTTCCATAACGCAGGGGGCGTGTGCGTCACGTCCGGGGCTGATTTGGACTTCGATACTCAAACGGAGGATGGATGCACCGCTGGTAAATCTTGGATTCTCAGGCAATGGGCGGTTGGAAAAATCACTTGTCGATATAATTTGTGCCACTCCCTCCAAGGCTGTTATTATAGACTGTATGCCCAATATGGCGGCAATGTTAGATGTTATTGCTCAACGACTCGACAGCACAGTTCGCGCCATTCGTGCTGCTCAACCCGATGTGCCGATTCTGATTGCCGACCACCTTGGAATGCCTGCTACTGCCAAGTGGGACGGACTGCAAAAAGGGGTGGAGGAGACAATGAAAATCCAGCGTGCAACTTACGAAAAACTTGTTGCAGAGGGTTTTACAAAGCTATACTTTCTGAGTTACGACGAGTTGGCGATGCCGATGGATGGTACGGTTGAGGGTGTGCACCCCAACGATATCGGAATGATGGCGTATGCGAATGCTTATGAAAAAATGTTACGGAAAATGTTGTATGAGCCGCAGGGGGAGGTGTCATCGCAGATCCCTAGGAGACAACGCCGTGAACCTCACGTATATGAATGGCGCGAGAGGCACGAGGAAAATATGAGGCAAGCACGCGAGCAGCAGCCGGATTTAGTGCTGATTGGCAACTCCATTACCCACTATTGGGGCGGCTCAAATAGAGCTTTCGGCAGCGATACTTGGGAGGAAAAAATTGCGCCGCTAAATGTTGTAAACCTCGGAATGGGCTGGGACAGAACAGAAAACGTATTGTGGCGCATATACCACGGCGCATTGGAGGGCTTCAGTGCGAAGCGCATAATTGTTACCCTTGGTGTGAATAATATTCTTGCAGGTCGCGGCAGTGAGGTTGTCCCCGGTATGGAGATGATTATTGATGCCATTCGCCTACGCCAACCGGATGCCGAATTGGTAATAAACGCAATATACCCCGCCCGCAATCGCGAGCAGGAGATAGCCGCCGTGAATATAGAACTAGAGAAGTTGTGCCGTGCCAAGAAAGTGACTTACAAAAACTTCGGCATAAAATTCTTAGGAAAAGACGGAAAAATCAACGAAAAATACTTCTCGGACGGATTACATCCCAATGCAGAAGGTTATCGGCTGATTGCGGACGAATTTATTGTTAATTCGGCTTTGAACAATTAG
- a CDS encoding Beta-galactosidase, translated as MKRLTLALLCLAFLAGAAQNINRDWQFQRIDNQTQNRAKIENQGQDWSSQYNPQVVAQSAALKVARDTLVREFAKLQDGVWQNVTLPHTAFVEEFVVLHQWQGVCYYKKRLARGPEWRDKIVLLEFGAAMQLADVWVNGEHRMQHAGGYLPFVVDLTELLKNGDNEILVRLDNRDNPLIPPGKPVAKLDFNYFSGLHRGARLIVKDKLHITHPILANKVAGGGIFVTYPEVSKEQATIDIKTNVQNSAEQSSDFVVVQKLYRIEGLFGRGVKGELVARVEQKQSVEKFADLDIRQQIVVKKPALWSPDFPNLYLLESEIKKNGKVVDSEATRLGIRRLEMSRERGFVLNGEPIRLVGSNRHSDYPYLGNAISENAGYRDIWLIKENGFNTVRLGHYPQDVAVLDACDELGVLVIEPIPGWQFFNKAPEFTARTYEDVRDMIRRDRNHPSIVMWETTLNESWPPNAWKDGAIKAAHEEYPGDQCFTAGDAYEYYGFDVSYNDWEEGFNRPNISPNPSFIREYYDYEFGGHYSTTRIGRRNGERALLQNAWNAQWSHNRYRAYYPHTMGDAVWSMYDYNRGCADNVCESGMADLFRLPKFSLPLFKSQLDVGTPLPTGNMKPYIFVANYWTERSGKDKVVVYGNVEEVELFVNGRSVGRQRCDSGADSDYSADEKGWYTGGNPFDGGNCNNLNFPPFTFNNIAWEKGELRAVGYIGGKEVVGERRVTPTEVDSLVVRHLEAGRAIGENDTVLVYVELRDKSGELCVLAEDLVRLKVEGRAEVVGENPRRAEAGVASFVVRVENPTGLKFTATR; from the coding sequence ATGAAACGACTAACCCTCGCCTTACTATGCCTTGCTTTTTTAGCCGGAGCGGCACAAAACATTAATCGCGACTGGCAATTTCAACGCATTGACAATCAGACCCAAAATAGAGCTAAAATAGAAAACCAAGGACAGGATTGGAGTTCGCAATATAACCCACAGGTGGTGGCTCAAAGTGCCGCCTTGAAGGTTGCCAGAGATACACTCGTCAGGGAGTTTGCTAAGCTGCAAGATGGTGTTTGGCAGAATGTAACACTGCCCCATACAGCCTTTGTCGAAGAGTTTGTCGTGCTCCACCAGTGGCAGGGCGTATGCTACTACAAGAAGAGGTTAGCCCGCGGACCCGAGTGGAGGGATAAAATCGTACTTTTGGAGTTTGGTGCGGCGATGCAGTTAGCCGATGTGTGGGTCAATGGCGAGCACCGGATGCAGCACGCGGGAGGCTATCTACCCTTTGTGGTGGACTTGACTGAGCTTCTGAAAAATGGTGATAATGAGATTCTTGTGCGCTTGGACAATCGCGACAACCCGTTGATTCCGCCCGGTAAACCCGTAGCAAAGTTGGACTTCAACTACTTCAGCGGTCTGCACCGCGGTGCGCGGCTGATTGTAAAGGATAAACTCCACATCACCCACCCCATTCTTGCCAACAAGGTTGCCGGCGGCGGCATCTTTGTTACCTACCCCGAAGTATCTAAGGAGCAGGCTACTATCGACATAAAAACCAACGTGCAAAATAGCGCCGAGCAGAGTAGTGATTTTGTGGTTGTGCAGAAACTATACAGGATTGAGGGTCTCTTTGGCAGAGGGGTAAAGGGGGAGTTGGTTGCGCGAGTGGAGCAAAAACAGAGTGTGGAGAAATTCGCGGACTTGGATATTCGGCAACAGATTGTGGTCAAAAAACCTGCACTTTGGTCGCCCGATTTTCCAAATCTATATCTTTTGGAGAGTGAAATTAAAAAAAATGGAAAGGTGGTTGATAGTGAGGCGACACGTCTGGGCATTCGTCGTTTGGAGATGAGCCGCGAGCGTGGATTTGTGCTCAATGGCGAGCCGATACGCTTGGTGGGCAGTAACCGCCATTCGGACTATCCATATCTGGGCAATGCCATAAGCGAGAATGCCGGCTATCGCGACATATGGCTTATCAAGGAGAACGGCTTCAACACTGTGCGGTTGGGACACTATCCCCAAGATGTTGCTGTGCTCGATGCTTGCGATGAGTTGGGTGTTTTGGTGATTGAACCCATACCGGGTTGGCAGTTTTTTAACAAAGCTCCCGAGTTCACCGCGCGTACATATGAGGATGTTCGCGATATGATTCGTCGCGACCGTAACCACCCCTCCATTGTGATGTGGGAGACTACGCTCAACGAGTCGTGGCCACCCAATGCGTGGAAAGATGGGGCAATCAAAGCAGCACACGAGGAGTACCCCGGCGACCAATGCTTCACTGCCGGGGATGCCTATGAATACTATGGCTTCGATGTGAGCTACAACGATTGGGAGGAGGGGTTCAATAGACCCAATATCTCGCCCAATCCAAGTTTTATACGTGAATACTACGACTATGAGTTTGGCGGACACTACTCCACGACGCGTATCGGACGACGCAACGGCGAGCGCGCTCTTTTGCAGAATGCGTGGAACGCTCAGTGGTCGCACAACCGTTATCGTGCCTACTATCCCCACACGATGGGTGATGCGGTTTGGAGTATGTACGACTATAATCGCGGCTGCGCCGACAATGTCTGCGAGAGCGGTATGGCTGACCTGTTCCGCCTACCGAAATTCTCGTTGCCACTCTTCAAGAGCCAGTTGGATGTGGGAACACCCCTACCGACGGGCAATATGAAACCCTATATTTTCGTTGCTAACTACTGGACTGAGCGTAGCGGGAAAGACAAGGTGGTGGTTTATGGCAATGTGGAGGAGGTGGAACTTTTTGTCAATGGGCGTAGTGTGGGGCGACAGCGGTGCGACAGCGGTGCGGATAGCGACTACTCGGCAGACGAAAAGGGCTGGTACACAGGTGGCAACCCCTTTGATGGGGGCAACTGTAATAATCTGAACTTTCCACCGTTTACCTTCAATAACATCGCGTGGGAGAAGGGCGAGTTGAGGGCTGTGGGATATATTGGAGGCAAGGAGGTTGTGGGCGAGAGGCGGGTTACTCCGACAGAGGTGGATAGCTTGGTGGTGAGGCACTTGGAGGCGGGACGCGCCATTGGCGAGAACGACACGGTGCTGGTCTATGTCGAGTTGAGGGACAAGAGCGGTGAGCTTTGTGTGCTTGCCGAGGACTTGGTGCGTTTGAAGGTAGAGGGAAGGGCAGAGGTTGTGGGCGAAAATCCGCGACGAGCCGAGGCGGGAGTGGCATCGTTTGTGGTGCGAGTGGAGAACCCGACGGGATTAAAATTTACGGCGACAAGATGA
- a CDS encoding Long-chain-fatty-acid--CoA ligase, whose translation MKTFLTLITRARDLFGNLPAYQIPARSGVVEHTFAEFYEDVCNLAAALTSYNLGKVALLGENSYDWVVAYMATVVSGGTIVPIDKELTEQEIENIVRMSDAGALFCSNDYSEVADHIKNKSIVKEIFAINTPTYNGYTTLNQLIEAGAKLRIADKNYGQGENSAQAIASVVFTSGTTGVSKGVMLSRENLLANVISADKFITLGSKTLSILPMHHTYEFTLDILFSIYQGRTVAINNSVKYLAQNMQTFSPTDILIVPLVAEALLSNIWKNAQAQGKADKLRKGLKLSRALKSIGIDIRRKLFKDIHWAFGGQLRGLFIGGALLNKDTARMLHDLGFVVNIGYGITECSPLVTGNITDKVCFFDSCGVPIPGVEIRLAESGEIEVRGSSVMQGYYKNPQATKEAFNGGWFRTGDIGTIKKGMLYITGRVKNLIVLKNGKNIYPEELELIIEQIPAVKEVVVGAREGAIAGEELSLYAEIFPDTEVPEPHKDIEAAIALLNEKLPYYKRITNIVFREKEFAKTTTKKIKRY comes from the coding sequence ATGAAAACCTTCCTAACCCTCATCACTCGCGCTCGCGACCTCTTCGGCAACCTACCCGCCTACCAGATTCCGGCAAGGAGCGGAGTTGTGGAACATACATTTGCCGAGTTTTATGAAGATGTTTGCAACTTAGCTGCCGCGCTTACCTCTTATAACTTAGGTAAGGTTGCGCTCTTGGGCGAAAATAGCTATGACTGGGTGGTAGCGTATATGGCGACGGTGGTTTCGGGTGGGACTATTGTGCCTATTGATAAGGAACTCACAGAGCAGGAGATTGAGAATATCGTGCGTATGAGCGATGCCGGTGCACTCTTTTGCTCCAACGACTACTCGGAGGTGGCAGATCACATCAAGAACAAAAGTATCGTCAAGGAGATTTTTGCAATTAACACGCCGACCTACAATGGATATACAACGCTAAATCAACTCATTGAGGCTGGTGCGAAGCTCAGGATTGCAGACAAAAATTACGGACAGGGCGAGAACAGTGCTCAGGCGATTGCCTCGGTCGTATTCACCTCGGGCACTACGGGTGTGAGCAAGGGGGTGATGCTTTCGCGCGAAAATCTACTCGCAAATGTTATTTCGGCAGATAAATTTATTACCCTCGGTAGCAAGACTTTGTCCATCCTGCCGATGCACCACACCTACGAATTTACGCTCGACATACTCTTTAGCATCTATCAGGGAAGAACCGTTGCTATCAATAATTCGGTAAAATATCTTGCTCAAAATATGCAGACCTTCTCGCCTACGGATATTTTGATAGTACCGTTGGTTGCCGAGGCTCTGCTATCGAATATTTGGAAAAACGCTCAGGCTCAAGGTAAAGCCGACAAACTCCGCAAGGGGCTCAAACTAAGCCGTGCTTTGAAGAGCATCGGCATAGACATACGTCGAAAGCTGTTCAAGGACATCCACTGGGCATTTGGCGGGCAGCTACGCGGGCTTTTTATAGGCGGCGCGTTGCTCAATAAGGATACGGCACGAATGTTACACGACCTTGGTTTTGTAGTAAATATAGGTTACGGTATTACAGAGTGCTCACCTTTGGTCACCGGCAATATTACCGACAAGGTCTGTTTTTTCGATTCTTGCGGCGTGCCGATTCCCGGTGTTGAGATACGGCTGGCTGAGAGCGGCGAGATTGAGGTTCGCGGATCAAGCGTGATGCAAGGTTACTACAAAAACCCGCAGGCTACCAAGGAGGCTTTCAATGGCGGCTGGTTTCGCACGGGCGATATAGGCACTATAAAAAAAGGAATGCTCTATATCACGGGAAGGGTTAAGAACCTGATAGTGTTGAAGAACGGCAAAAACATCTACCCCGAGGAGTTGGAGTTGATCATTGAGCAAATTCCAGCCGTGAAGGAGGTTGTCGTCGGAGCGCGTGAGGGTGCAATCGCCGGCGAGGAACTTTCACTGTATGCCGAAATTTTTCCCGACACCGAAGTGCCGGAACCTCATAAGGATATTGAGGCGGCAATAGCTCTTCTCAACGAAAAGCTGCCATATTATAAACGAATAACCAACATTGTTTTCCGCGAAAAAGAGTTTGCCAAGACAACAACCAAGAAGATAAAACGTTATTAA
- a CDS encoding DNA-binding protein HU — translation MTKADIVADIAKGTGLEKAQVQLVVEAFMENIKATMVEGNNVYLRGFGSFIIKTRAQKVARNISKNTTLTIPQHNIPAFKPSKSFSGVVKEKSIKK, via the coding sequence ATGACAAAAGCAGACATCGTTGCCGACATCGCGAAAGGCACAGGTTTGGAAAAGGCACAAGTACAACTTGTGGTAGAGGCTTTTATGGAGAACATCAAGGCTACAATGGTAGAAGGAAACAACGTTTATCTCCGTGGTTTCGGTAGCTTTATTATCAAAACACGCGCACAAAAAGTTGCACGCAACATCAGTAAGAACACCACTCTGACAATTCCACAACACAACATTCCGGCTTTCAAACCATCTAAGTCGTTTTCGGGCGTTGTTAAGGAGAAGTCAATCAAAAAGTAA
- a CDS encoding Cytoplasmic axial filament protein CafA and Ribonuclease G produces MVSKELVIHATQSEIEIALLEEGSLVEFNREKTQAGFSVGNIYLGRVKKIMAGLNAAFVDVGSEKDAFLHYLDLGQQFSTLQSMVKQCALKHRETDISSFKLHNDFRKDGKITQALATGDLVMVQIAKEPISTKGPRLTSDISLAGRHIVLVPLSNKISISQKIRSSEERKRLKRILEALLPKNFGAIVRTAAEGKSDEEIETDVKVMLGKWNTLMFTMLTATAPALLLSEASRATTILRDLLNDSFTHIHCDEEGIYHQVKSYIGQVEPESEKIVKFYKGNIPIFDQFDVTKQIKQYFGKTVVFKRGAYLIVEHTEALHVIDVNSGKRAKSDENQETNALECNLNAVPEIARQLRLKDMGGIVVIDFIDLNVAANRTLVYNAMKEAMQADRAKHNILPLTKFGLMQITRQRVRPATEIETMESCPTCRGTGTIQPSLLLDSQIESQIAYLTREKHHRFLKLHLHPYLAAYLRKGFVSKRMRWMLKYGVNLKLVPNASMGMVDYKIYNGFGDTV; encoded by the coding sequence ATGGTTTCAAAAGAGTTAGTAATTCACGCCACCCAGAGCGAAATAGAGATTGCTCTGTTGGAGGAGGGTTCGTTGGTTGAGTTCAACCGCGAAAAGACCCAAGCCGGCTTCAGCGTGGGTAACATCTATTTGGGACGCGTCAAAAAGATTATGGCAGGGCTCAATGCAGCCTTTGTCGATGTGGGTAGCGAAAAGGATGCTTTTCTCCACTACCTTGACCTCGGGCAGCAGTTCTCCACCCTGCAAAGTATGGTGAAGCAATGCGCGCTCAAACACCGCGAAACGGATATAAGCAGCTTCAAACTGCACAACGATTTTCGTAAGGACGGAAAAATCACTCAGGCACTTGCGACGGGCGATTTGGTTATGGTTCAGATAGCAAAAGAGCCCATCTCCACAAAAGGTCCCCGCCTAACCAGTGATATATCCTTAGCCGGAAGACACATAGTTCTTGTGCCGTTGTCGAACAAAATCAGCATTTCTCAGAAAATACGCTCTAGTGAAGAGCGCAAGAGACTCAAGCGGATTTTGGAGGCGCTGTTGCCCAAAAATTTCGGAGCAATAGTGCGAACGGCAGCTGAGGGTAAGAGTGATGAGGAGATAGAGACCGATGTAAAGGTTATGTTGGGCAAATGGAACACGTTGATGTTCACGATGCTTACGGCAACGGCTCCGGCGTTGCTGTTGAGCGAGGCGAGCCGCGCGACGACAATTCTTCGCGATTTGCTAAACGACTCCTTTACCCATATCCATTGTGATGAGGAGGGTATCTATCACCAGGTGAAGAGTTATATCGGGCAGGTTGAGCCCGAGAGCGAGAAAATCGTTAAGTTTTACAAGGGAAATATCCCTATTTTCGACCAATTTGACGTAACCAAACAGATTAAACAGTATTTCGGCAAGACGGTAGTCTTCAAGCGTGGAGCTTACCTTATCGTCGAACACACAGAAGCACTGCACGTCATTGACGTAAACAGCGGCAAGAGAGCAAAGAGCGACGAGAATCAGGAGACCAACGCTCTGGAGTGTAATCTAAATGCCGTCCCTGAAATTGCCCGCCAACTTCGTTTGAAGGATATGGGCGGGATAGTAGTGATTGATTTTATCGACCTGAACGTTGCCGCCAACCGCACACTGGTATACAACGCGATGAAAGAGGCTATGCAAGCCGACCGTGCAAAGCATAATATACTGCCACTCACCAAGTTCGGATTGATGCAGATAACTCGTCAGCGGGTACGTCCCGCCACCGAGATAGAGACTATGGAGAGCTGTCCCACTTGCCGCGGCACCGGGACGATTCAGCCTTCGCTGTTGTTGGATTCGCAGATTGAGAGTCAGATAGCATACCTCACACGCGAAAAGCACCACCGTTTTCTCAAGTTACACCTTCACCCCTATTTGGCTGCATATCTTCGTAAAGGGTTTGTTAGCAAACGGATGAGATGGATGCTCAAATATGGCGTAAATTTGAAACTTGTACCCAACGCTTCGATGGGAATGGTTGATTACAAGATTTATAACGGTTTCGGCGACACAGTATAG
- a CDS encoding Seryl-tRNA synthetase: protein MLTLRQIRTDKEQTLLRLAKKGVDAAPVIEKIEAADDARKTLQQELDKNLAEQNAIAKQIGLLFKEGKTEQANALKARTVELKEESKLKEEAMNEAIEQIDALIVTLPNVAAEIVPAGRSAQDNLCVRQGGEIPALYQGAVPHWDLCARYDIVDFELGVKLTGAGFPVYKGKGARLQRALINYFVDCNTAEGYTEIMPPLMVNEASGFGTGQLPDKEGQMYHATLDNFYLIPTAEVPVTNIFRDVIVEGKDLPIKLTAYTPCFRREAGSYGKDVRGLNRLHQFDKVEIVEVASPENSYERLEAMVAHVESIVRSLGLPYRILRLCGGDMSFTSALTYDFEVYSAAQGRWLEVSSVSNFESFQANRLKLRYRDENRKTQLAHTLNGSSLALPRIVAAILENNQTPEGIVVPEVLRAFCGFDIID, encoded by the coding sequence ATGCTTACACTAAGACAGATACGTACAGACAAGGAGCAAACACTCCTAAGATTGGCAAAAAAAGGTGTCGATGCTGCACCTGTGATTGAGAAGATAGAGGCTGCGGACGATGCCCGCAAAACACTCCAGCAGGAGTTGGACAAGAACTTGGCAGAGCAAAATGCTATTGCTAAACAGATTGGTCTGCTCTTCAAAGAGGGAAAGACAGAGCAGGCGAATGCTCTGAAAGCGCGCACAGTCGAGCTTAAAGAGGAGTCTAAACTGAAAGAAGAGGCTATGAATGAGGCGATTGAACAGATTGATGCGCTGATTGTAACACTGCCCAATGTTGCGGCAGAGATTGTGCCTGCGGGGCGCTCCGCTCAGGACAATCTTTGCGTGAGGCAGGGGGGCGAGATTCCAGCCCTATACCAAGGTGCTGTGCCGCATTGGGATTTATGCGCGCGGTACGATATTGTCGATTTCGAGTTGGGGGTAAAGCTCACGGGCGCGGGTTTTCCTGTGTATAAAGGTAAGGGTGCGCGATTGCAACGCGCTCTCATTAACTACTTTGTGGACTGTAACACGGCAGAGGGCTACACGGAGATTATGCCGCCGCTGATGGTGAACGAGGCTTCGGGTTTCGGCACGGGACAACTCCCCGACAAAGAGGGGCAGATGTACCACGCTACCCTCGATAACTTCTACCTGATACCAACTGCCGAAGTGCCGGTGACAAATATCTTCCGTGATGTGATTGTCGAGGGCAAGGATTTGCCAATAAAGCTCACAGCATATACTCCTTGCTTTAGAAGAGAGGCAGGCTCTTATGGTAAGGATGTGAGGGGGTTGAATCGTCTTCACCAGTTCGACAAGGTGGAGATTGTGGAGGTTGCCTCGCCCGAAAACTCCTATGAGCGGTTAGAGGCTATGGTGGCACACGTGGAGAGCATCGTCCGTTCATTGGGCTTACCCTACCGTATTTTGCGTCTGTGCGGAGGCGATATGAGCTTCACCTCGGCGCTGACATACGATTTCGAGGTCTATTCGGCAGCGCAAGGGCGTTGGTTGGAGGTGTCGAGCGTCTCGAACTTCGAGTCGTTTCAGGCAAACCGCCTGAAATTGCGTTATCGCGACGAAAACCGTAAGACACAGCTGGCACACACCCTCAACGGCAGCTCACTGGCTCTGCCGCGCATCGTTGCCGCCATATTGGAAAATAACCAAACCCCCGAGGGAATAGTAGTGCCCGAGGTTTTGCGGGCATTCTGCGGGTTCGATATAATTGACTGA
- a CDS encoding 2-amino-4-hydroxy-6-hydroxymethyldihydropteridin e pyrophosphokinase: protein MKELILLLGSNLGAREEYLSSAREMISCSLCNILASSSVYKSEAFGYQSDNGYLNQVVVGLCDVEAELVLKKIHEIEDVLGRVRKAGVRFSDRTIDIDILYYGDMILNSPELTIPHPQIDKRLFVLEPLSELFPYKKDPRTGKKIQEMVNSLRKC, encoded by the coding sequence ATGAAGGAGTTGATTTTACTTTTGGGAAGCAACCTCGGCGCAAGAGAGGAGTATCTTTCTAGTGCAAGGGAGATGATTTCGTGTAGTTTATGCAACATTCTGGCATCTTCTAGCGTTTACAAGAGCGAGGCATTCGGTTATCAGAGTGACAACGGGTATCTAAATCAGGTGGTCGTTGGCTTGTGCGATGTAGAGGCGGAACTAGTTTTGAAAAAAATTCACGAAATAGAAGATGTGCTTGGTAGAGTTCGTAAAGCAGGCGTAAGATTTTCGGATAGAACCATTGATATTGATATACTATATTATGGTGATATGATACTTAACAGCCCCGAGCTGACAATTCCCCATCCCCAAATCGATAAGCGTCTTTTTGTTTTAGAGCCCCTAAGTGAGCTTTTTCCTTACAAAAAAGACCCGAGAACGGGTAAAAAGATTCAAGAAATGGTCAATTCTTTGAGAAAATGCTAA
- a CDS encoding Beta-phosphoglucomutase yields the protein MVKGVIFDMDGVLVDNSHMHIETFCRWCTSKGIDFPPEKVNSFFGMGNSDIFRSVMGLDITDEQVLEYAEEKEQLYRDLYSPTIKPLAGLISLLQDLRAKGIKIAVGSSAMRKNVDFVLDECGIRPYFDAISDGDMVAKAKPDPSIFLLAAELMNLKPEECLVFEDSFAGVEAARRAGMKVVAVATSFPKAQHKDYDAIIDDFSETSAQEIISI from the coding sequence ATGGTTAAGGGTGTTATTTTCGATATGGATGGTGTGCTGGTCGATAATTCGCATATGCACATCGAAACCTTTTGCCGGTGGTGTACGAGCAAGGGTATAGACTTTCCGCCCGAGAAGGTGAACAGCTTTTTCGGGATGGGTAATTCAGATATTTTTCGTTCTGTAATGGGGCTCGATATTACCGATGAACAGGTTTTGGAGTACGCCGAGGAGAAGGAACAGCTCTATAGAGATTTGTATAGTCCCACAATCAAGCCGCTTGCGGGACTTATCTCTTTGTTGCAGGATTTGAGAGCGAAAGGTATAAAAATAGCAGTGGGCAGTTCGGCGATGCGCAAAAATGTTGATTTTGTGTTGGATGAATGCGGTATTCGCCCCTACTTTGATGCCATTTCCGACGGCGATATGGTGGCAAAGGCTAAGCCCGACCCCTCGATATTTTTGTTGGCAGCCGAGTTGATGAATTTGAAGCCTGAGGAGTGCCTTGTTTTCGAGGACTCTTTCGCAGGCGTCGAGGCTGCTCGCCGTGCCGGTATGAAGGTGGTAGCCGTGGCAACCTCCTTCCCAAAGGCTCAACACAAAGATTACGATGCAATAATAGACGATTTTAGCGAAACTTCCGCACAAGAAATTATCAGTATTTAA